The proteins below come from a single Natrinema sp. SYSU A 869 genomic window:
- a CDS encoding Lrp/AsnC family transcriptional regulator, giving the protein MDDLDRQILDILRRDSRTPYTEIADEVGTSEGTVRNRVERMMDDDVIERFTISTRTGNVQAMLEISVAVDVDTKGVSERMAEWDEVDFVWMVSGEQDVVLVVDAADTRGVNDLITKARDQEEVVSTKTRLILDEELG; this is encoded by the coding sequence ATGGACGACCTGGACCGACAGATCCTCGATATCCTCCGGCGGGACAGCCGAACGCCGTACACCGAGATCGCCGACGAGGTCGGAACGAGCGAGGGGACCGTCCGCAACCGCGTCGAGCGGATGATGGACGACGACGTCATCGAACGCTTCACCATTTCGACCCGGACCGGCAACGTCCAGGCGATGCTCGAGATCAGCGTCGCAGTCGACGTCGACACCAAGGGTGTCTCCGAGCGGATGGCTGAATGGGATGAGGTCGACTTCGTCTGGATGGTCTCGGGCGAGCAGGACGTCGTGCTCGTGGTCGACGCCGCGGACACACGCGGGGTCAACGATCTCATCACGAAAGCGCGCGATCAAGAGGAGGTCGTGAGCACGAAAACGCGTCTGATTCTGGACGAAGAGCTCGGCTAG